Proteins from one Mycobacterium sp. HUMS_12744610 genomic window:
- a CDS encoding DNA-directed RNA polymerase subunit beta', which produces MLDVNFFDELRIGLATAEDIRQWSYGEVKKPETINYRTLKPEKDGLFCEKIFGPTRDWECYCGKYKRVRFKGIICERCGVEVTRAKVRRERMGHIELAAPVTHIWYFKGVPSRLGYLLDLAPKDLEKIIYFAAYVITSVDGEMRHNELSTLEAEMMVERKAVEDQRDADLEARAQKLEADLAELEAEGAKADARRKVRDGGEREMRQLRDRAQRELDRLEDIWNTFTKLAPKQLIVDENLYRELVDRYGEYFTGAMGAESIQKLIENFDIDAEAEILRDVIKNGKGQKKLRALKRLKVVAAFQQSGNSPMGMVLDAVPVIPPELRPMVQLDGGRFATSDLNDLYRRVINRNNRLKRLIDLGAPEIIVNNEKRMLQESVDALFDNGRRGRPVTGPGNRPLKSLSDLLKGKQGRFRQNLLGKRVDYSGRSVIVVGPQLKLHQCGLPKLMALELFKPFVMKRLVDLNHAQNIKSAKRMVERQRPQVWDVLEEVIAEHPVLLNRAPTLHRLGIQAFEPMLVEGKAIQLHPLVCEAFNADFDGDQMAVHLPLSAEAQAEARILMLSSNNILSPASGRPLAMPRLDMVTGLYYLTTEIPGDKGEFVAAAKDSAESGVYSSPAEAIMAFDRGVLSVRAKIKVRLTQLRPPAEVEAELFGVNGWRPGDAWTAETTLGRVLFNELLPHGYPFVNKQMHKKVQAAIINDLAERYPMIVVAQTVDKLKDAGFYWATRSGVTVSMADVLVPPRKKEILDHYEERADKVEKQFQRGALNHDERNEALVEIWKEATDEVGQALREHYPADNPIITIVDSGATGNFTQTRTLAGMKGLVTNPKGEFIPRPVKSSFREGLTVLEYFINTHGARKGLADTALRTADSGYLTRRLVDVSQDVIVREHDCQTERGIVVELAERQPDGTLIRDPYIETSAYARTLGIDAVDEAGNVVVARGEDLGDPEIDALLAAGITSVKVRSVLTCTTGTGVCATCYGRSMATGKLVDIGEAVGIVAAQSIGEPGTQLTMRTFHQGGVGEDITGGLPRVQELFEARVPRGKAPIADVTGRVQLEDGERFYKITIVPDDGGEEVVYDKLSKRQRLRVFKHEDGSERVLSDGDHVEVGQQLMEGSADPHEVLRVQGPREVQIHLVREVQEVYRAQGVSIHDKHIEVIVRQMLRRVTIIDSGATEFLPGSLIDRAEFEAENRRVVAEGGEPAAGRPVLMGITKASLATDSWLSAASFQETTRVLTDAAINCRSDKLQGLKENVIIGKLIPAGTGINRYRNIAVQPTEEARAAAYTIPSYEDQYYSPDFGQATGAAVPLDDYGYSDYR; this is translated from the coding sequence GTGCTAGACGTCAACTTCTTCGATGAACTCCGTATCGGCCTGGCCACCGCGGAGGACATCAGGCAATGGTCTTACGGCGAGGTCAAGAAGCCCGAGACGATCAACTACCGCACGCTCAAGCCCGAGAAGGACGGCCTGTTCTGCGAGAAGATCTTCGGACCGACCCGCGACTGGGAGTGCTACTGCGGCAAGTACAAGCGCGTCCGCTTCAAGGGCATCATCTGCGAGCGCTGCGGCGTCGAGGTGACCCGGGCCAAGGTGCGCCGGGAGCGGATGGGCCACATCGAGCTGGCCGCGCCCGTCACGCACATCTGGTACTTCAAGGGCGTGCCGTCGCGGCTGGGGTATCTGCTCGACCTGGCGCCGAAGGACCTCGAGAAGATCATCTACTTCGCGGCCTACGTGATCACCTCGGTCGACGGCGAGATGCGGCACAACGAGCTGTCGACGCTCGAGGCCGAGATGATGGTGGAGCGCAAGGCCGTCGAGGACCAGCGCGACGCCGACCTGGAGGCGCGGGCGCAGAAGCTCGAGGCCGATTTGGCCGAGCTGGAGGCCGAAGGCGCCAAGGCCGACGCGCGGCGCAAGGTGCGCGACGGCGGCGAGCGCGAGATGCGCCAGCTGCGTGACCGTGCCCAGCGCGAGCTGGACCGGCTGGAGGACATCTGGAACACCTTCACCAAGCTGGCCCCCAAGCAGCTCATCGTCGACGAGAACCTCTACCGCGAGCTCGTCGACCGCTACGGCGAGTACTTCACCGGCGCCATGGGCGCGGAGTCGATCCAGAAGCTCATCGAGAACTTCGACATCGACGCCGAGGCCGAGATCCTGCGTGACGTCATCAAGAACGGCAAGGGGCAGAAGAAGCTTCGCGCGCTCAAGCGGCTCAAGGTGGTCGCGGCGTTCCAGCAGTCGGGCAACTCGCCGATGGGCATGGTGCTCGACGCGGTCCCGGTGATCCCGCCGGAGCTGCGCCCCATGGTGCAGCTCGACGGTGGGCGGTTCGCCACTTCGGACCTGAACGACCTGTACCGCCGGGTGATCAACCGCAACAACCGGCTCAAGAGGCTGATCGACCTCGGTGCCCCCGAGATCATCGTCAACAACGAGAAGCGGATGCTGCAGGAGTCCGTCGACGCGCTGTTCGACAACGGCCGCCGCGGCCGGCCGGTCACCGGGCCGGGCAACCGTCCGCTGAAGTCGCTCTCCGATCTGCTCAAGGGCAAGCAGGGCCGGTTCCGGCAAAACCTGCTCGGTAAGCGCGTGGACTACTCGGGCCGTTCGGTCATCGTGGTCGGCCCGCAGCTCAAGCTGCACCAGTGCGGCCTGCCCAAGCTGATGGCCCTCGAGCTGTTCAAGCCGTTCGTGATGAAGCGTCTCGTCGACCTCAACCACGCGCAGAACATCAAGAGCGCCAAGCGCATGGTCGAGCGTCAGCGCCCGCAGGTGTGGGACGTGCTCGAAGAGGTCATCGCCGAGCACCCGGTGTTGCTGAACCGCGCGCCCACCCTGCACCGCCTGGGCATTCAGGCCTTCGAGCCGATGCTGGTGGAGGGCAAGGCGATTCAGCTCCACCCGCTGGTGTGTGAGGCGTTCAACGCCGACTTCGACGGCGACCAGATGGCCGTGCACCTGCCGCTGTCCGCGGAGGCGCAGGCCGAGGCCCGCATCCTGATGCTGTCGAGCAACAACATCCTGTCGCCCGCATCCGGCCGCCCGCTGGCCATGCCGCGGCTGGACATGGTGACCGGGTTGTACTACCTGACCACCGAGATCCCCGGCGACAAGGGCGAATTCGTCGCGGCCGCCAAGGACAGCGCGGAGTCGGGCGTGTACTCCTCGCCGGCCGAGGCGATCATGGCGTTCGACCGCGGCGTGCTGTCGGTGCGGGCCAAGATCAAGGTGCGGCTGACGCAGCTGCGCCCGCCGGCCGAGGTCGAGGCCGAGCTTTTCGGGGTCAACGGCTGGCGGCCGGGCGATGCCTGGACGGCGGAGACCACGCTGGGCCGGGTGCTGTTCAACGAGTTGCTGCCGCACGGCTACCCGTTCGTGAACAAGCAGATGCACAAGAAGGTGCAGGCCGCCATCATCAACGACCTGGCCGAGCGCTACCCGATGATCGTGGTCGCGCAGACCGTCGACAAGCTCAAGGACGCCGGCTTCTACTGGGCGACCCGCAGCGGCGTGACCGTGTCGATGGCCGACGTGCTGGTGCCGCCGCGCAAGAAGGAGATCCTCGACCACTACGAGGAGCGCGCCGACAAGGTCGAAAAGCAGTTCCAGCGTGGCGCGTTGAACCATGACGAGCGCAACGAGGCGCTGGTGGAGATCTGGAAGGAAGCCACCGACGAGGTCGGTCAGGCGCTGCGCGAGCACTACCCTGCCGACAACCCGATCATCACGATCGTTGACTCGGGCGCTACGGGTAACTTCACCCAGACCCGCACGCTGGCCGGCATGAAGGGCCTGGTGACCAACCCCAAGGGTGAATTCATCCCGCGTCCGGTCAAGTCCTCGTTCCGCGAGGGCCTGACCGTGCTGGAGTACTTCATCAACACCCACGGCGCCCGGAAGGGCTTGGCGGACACCGCGTTGCGTACCGCCGACTCCGGTTACCTGACCCGTCGTCTGGTGGACGTGAGCCAGGACGTCATCGTCCGCGAGCACGACTGCCAGACCGAGCGCGGAATCGTCGTCGAGCTGGCCGAACGCCAGCCCGACGGCACGCTGATCCGCGACCCGTACATCGAGACGTCGGCGTATGCGCGGACACTGGGTATCGACGCGGTCGACGAGGCGGGCAACGTCGTCGTCGCCCGCGGCGAGGACCTCGGTGACCCGGAGATCGACGCCCTGCTTGCGGCTGGCATCACCTCGGTCAAGGTGCGCTCGGTGCTGACGTGCACCACCGGCACGGGGGTGTGCGCGACGTGCTACGGCCGTTCGATGGCCACCGGCAAGCTGGTCGACATCGGCGAGGCCGTCGGCATCGTGGCGGCGCAGTCCATCGGTGAGCCGGGCACGCAGCTGACCATGCGCACCTTCCACCAGGGTGGTGTGGGTGAGGACATCACCGGCGGTCTGCCCCGCGTGCAGGAGCTGTTCGAGGCCCGCGTCCCGCGCGGCAAGGCCCCGATCGCCGACGTCACCGGGCGGGTCCAGCTCGAGGACGGCGAGCGCTTCTACAAGATCACCATCGTTCCCGACGACGGGGGCGAGGAGGTCGTGTACGACAAGCTCTCCAAGCGCCAGCGGCTGCGTGTGTTCAAGCACGAAGACGGTTCCGAGCGGGTGCTCTCCGATGGCGACCACGTCGAGGTGGGCCAGCAGCTGATGGAGGGCTCGGCCGACCCGCACGAGGTGCTGCGTGTGCAGGGCCCCCGCGAGGTGCAGATCCACCTGGTCCGCGAGGTCCAGGAGGTCTACCGCGCCCAGGGTGTGTCGATCCACGACAAGCACATCGAGGTGATCGTCCGCCAGATGCTGCGCCGGGTCACCATCATCGACTCGGGTGCGACGGAGTTCCTGCCCGGCTCGCTGATCGACCGCGCGGAGTTCGAGGCGGAGAACCGCCGGGTGGTGGCCGAGGGCGGCGAGCCCGCCGCCGGCCGTCCGGTGCTGATGGGTATCACGAAGGCGAGCCTCGCCACCGACTCGTGGCTCTCGGCGGCGTCGTTCCAGGAGACCACGCGCGTGCTGACCGATGCGGCGATCAACTGCCGCAGCGACAAGCTGCAGGGTCTGAAGGAGAACGTGATCATCGGAAAGCTGATCCCGGCCGGTACCGGCATCAACCGCTACCGCAACATCGCGGTGCAGCCCACCGAGGAGGCCCGGGCCGCGGCGTACACGATCCCGTCCTACGAGGATCAGTACTACAGCCCGGACTTCGGCCAGGCCACCGGTGCCGCGGTTCCGCTGGACGACTACGGCTACAGCGACTACCGGTAG
- a CDS encoding DNA-directed RNA polymerase subunit beta: protein MADFRQSKTDRPQSPSHGSSSNGSVPGAPDRISFAKLREPLEVPGLLDVQTDSFEWLIGSPRWRESALARGEAKPVGGLEEVLYELSPIEDFSGSMSLSFSDPRFDEVKAPVDECKDKDMTYAAPLFVTAEFINNNTGEIKSQTVFMGDFPMMTEKGTFIINGTERVVVSQLVRSPGVYFDESIDKSTEKLLHSVKVIPSRGAWLEFDVDKRDTVGVRIDRKRRQPVTVLLKALGWTNEQITERFGFSEIMMSTLEKDSTAGTDEALLDIYRKLRPGEPPTKESAQTLLENLFFKEKRYDLARVGRYKVNKKLGLSAEPAQTSSTTLTQEDVVATIEYLVRLHEGQPTMTVPGGVEVPVETDDIDHFGNRRLRTVGELIQNQIRVGMSRMERVVRERMTTQDVEAITPQTLINIRPVVAAIKEFFGTSQLSQFMDQNNPLSGLTHKRRLSALGPGGLSRERAGLEVRDVHPSHYGRMCPIETPEGPNIGLIGSLSVYARVNPFGFIETPYRKVVDGVVTDEIHYLTADEEDRHVVAQANSPIADDGRFVESRVLVRRKAGEVEYVASSEVDYMDVSPRQMVSVATAMIPFLEHDDANRALMGANMQRQAVPLVRSEAPLVGTGMELRAAIDAGDVVVADKAGVIEEVSADYVTVMADDGTRHTYRMRKFARSNHGTCANQSPIVDAGDRVEAGQVIADGPCTQNGEMALGKNLLVAVMPWEGHNYEDAIILSNRLVEEDVLTSIHIEEHEIDARDTKLGAEEITRDIPNVSDEVLADLDERGIVRIGAEVRDGDILVGKVTPKGETELTPEERLLRAIFGEKAREVRDTSLKVPHGESGKVIGIRVFSREDDDELAAGVNELVRVYVAQKRKISDGDKLAGRHGNKGVIGKILPAEDMPFLPDGTPVDIILNTHGVPRRMNIGQILETHLGWVAKSGWNIEGSPEWAANLPEELLHAEPDQIVATPVFDGAKEEELQGLLSSTLPNRDGEVLVNGDGKARLFDGRSGEPFPYPVTVGYMYIMKLHHLVDDKIHARSTGPYSMITQQPLGGKAQFGGQRFGEMECWAMQAYGAAYTLQELLTIKSDDTVGRVKVYEAIVKGENIPEPGIPESFKVLLKELQSLCLNVEVLSSDGAAIELREGEDEDLERAAANLGINLSRNESASVEDLA, encoded by the coding sequence TTGGCAGATTTCCGCCAGAGCAAGACGGATCGCCCACAAAGTCCCTCTCATGGAAGTTCTTCGAACGGCTCCGTGCCCGGGGCCCCAGACCGAATCTCCTTCGCCAAGCTGCGCGAACCCCTCGAGGTTCCGGGGCTTCTCGACGTTCAGACCGACTCGTTCGAGTGGCTGATCGGATCGCCGCGCTGGCGGGAGTCGGCGCTCGCCAGGGGCGAGGCCAAGCCGGTGGGCGGCCTCGAAGAGGTGCTCTACGAGCTGTCGCCGATCGAGGACTTTTCCGGCTCGATGTCGCTGTCGTTCTCCGACCCGCGCTTCGACGAGGTCAAGGCGCCGGTCGACGAGTGCAAAGACAAGGACATGACGTACGCGGCCCCGCTGTTCGTCACGGCCGAGTTCATCAACAACAACACCGGCGAGATCAAGAGCCAGACGGTGTTCATGGGCGACTTCCCGATGATGACCGAGAAGGGCACCTTCATCATCAACGGGACCGAGCGTGTGGTCGTCAGCCAGCTGGTGCGCTCACCCGGCGTCTACTTCGACGAGAGCATCGACAAGTCCACCGAGAAGCTGCTGCACAGCGTCAAGGTGATCCCGAGCCGGGGTGCGTGGCTGGAGTTCGACGTCGACAAGCGCGATACCGTCGGGGTGCGCATCGACCGCAAGCGACGGCAGCCGGTCACCGTGCTGCTCAAGGCGCTGGGCTGGACCAACGAGCAGATCACCGAGCGGTTCGGCTTCTCCGAGATCATGATGTCGACGCTGGAGAAGGACAGCACCGCCGGCACCGACGAGGCGCTGCTGGACATCTACCGCAAGCTGCGCCCGGGCGAACCCCCGACCAAGGAGTCGGCGCAGACGCTGCTGGAGAACCTGTTCTTCAAGGAGAAGCGCTACGACCTGGCCCGCGTGGGCCGCTACAAGGTCAACAAGAAGCTGGGCCTGAGCGCCGAGCCGGCCCAGACGTCGTCGACCACGCTGACCCAAGAGGACGTCGTCGCCACCATCGAGTACCTGGTCCGCCTGCACGAGGGCCAGCCCACGATGACGGTGCCGGGCGGGGTCGAGGTGCCGGTGGAGACCGACGACATCGACCACTTCGGTAACCGCCGGCTGCGCACGGTGGGTGAGCTGATCCAGAACCAGATCCGGGTCGGCATGTCGCGGATGGAGCGGGTGGTCCGCGAGCGGATGACCACCCAGGACGTCGAGGCGATCACGCCGCAGACCCTGATCAACATCCGGCCGGTGGTGGCCGCGATCAAGGAGTTCTTCGGCACCAGCCAGCTGTCGCAGTTCATGGACCAGAACAACCCGCTGTCGGGTCTGACCCACAAGCGCCGGCTCTCGGCGCTGGGTCCCGGCGGTCTGTCGCGTGAGCGCGCCGGGCTGGAAGTCCGTGACGTGCACCCGTCGCACTACGGCCGCATGTGCCCGATCGAGACCCCGGAGGGGCCGAACATCGGCCTGATCGGCTCGCTGTCGGTCTACGCCCGGGTCAACCCGTTCGGGTTCATCGAGACGCCCTACCGCAAGGTCGTGGACGGGGTCGTCACCGACGAGATCCACTACCTGACCGCCGACGAGGAGGACCGCCACGTCGTCGCCCAGGCCAACTCGCCGATCGCCGACGACGGGCGCTTCGTCGAGTCGCGCGTGCTGGTGCGCCGCAAGGCCGGCGAGGTGGAGTACGTGGCCTCGTCCGAGGTGGACTACATGGACGTCTCGCCGCGCCAGATGGTGTCGGTGGCCACCGCGATGATCCCGTTCCTCGAGCACGACGACGCCAACCGTGCCCTGATGGGCGCCAACATGCAGCGCCAGGCGGTTCCGCTGGTGCGCAGCGAGGCGCCGCTGGTGGGCACCGGGATGGAGTTGCGCGCCGCGATCGACGCCGGTGATGTCGTCGTCGCCGACAAGGCCGGGGTGATCGAGGAGGTGTCCGCCGACTACGTCACCGTGATGGCCGACGACGGCACCCGGCACACCTACCGGATGCGCAAGTTCGCGCGCTCCAACCACGGCACGTGCGCCAACCAGTCGCCGATCGTGGACGCCGGCGACCGGGTCGAGGCCGGCCAGGTCATCGCCGACGGCCCGTGCACCCAGAACGGCGAGATGGCGCTCGGCAAGAACCTGCTGGTGGCCGTCATGCCGTGGGAGGGCCACAACTACGAGGACGCGATCATCCTGTCCAACCGCCTCGTCGAGGAGGACGTGCTGACCTCGATTCACATCGAGGAGCACGAGATCGACGCCCGCGACACCAAGCTGGGCGCCGAGGAGATCACCCGGGACATCCCGAACGTCTCCGACGAGGTGCTCGCCGACCTGGACGAGCGCGGCATCGTGCGCATCGGCGCGGAGGTCCGCGACGGCGACATCCTGGTCGGCAAGGTCACCCCGAAGGGGGAGACCGAGCTGACTCCCGAGGAGCGCCTGCTGCGGGCGATCTTCGGCGAGAAGGCCCGGGAGGTCCGCGACACCTCGCTGAAGGTGCCGCACGGCGAGTCCGGCAAGGTGATCGGCATCCGGGTGTTCTCCCGGGAGGACGACGACGAGCTGGCCGCGGGTGTCAACGAGCTGGTGCGCGTCTACGTGGCGCAGAAGCGCAAGATCTCCGACGGCGACAAGCTGGCCGGACGGCACGGCAACAAGGGCGTCATCGGCAAGATCCTGCCGGCCGAGGACATGCCGTTCCTGCCCGACGGGACCCCGGTGGACATCATCCTGAACACCCACGGGGTGCCGCGACGGATGAACATCGGCCAGATCCTGGAGACCCATCTCGGGTGGGTGGCCAAGTCCGGCTGGAATATCGAGGGTTCACCGGAGTGGGCGGCCAACCTGCCCGAGGAGCTGCTGCACGCCGAGCCCGACCAGATCGTCGCGACTCCGGTGTTCGACGGCGCCAAGGAGGAGGAGCTGCAGGGTCTGCTCTCCTCCACGCTGCCCAACCGCGACGGGGAGGTGCTGGTCAACGGCGACGGCAAGGCGAGGCTGTTCGACGGGCGCAGCGGCGAGCCGTTCCCGTACCCGGTGACGGTGGGCTACATGTACATCATGAAGCTGCACCACCTGGTGGATGACAAGATCCACGCCCGCTCCACCGGGCCGTACTCGATGATCACCCAGCAGCCGCTGGGCGGTAAGGCCCAGTTCGGTGGCCAGCGCTTCGGCGAGATGGAGTGCTGGGCGATGCAGGCCTACGGCGCGGCGTACACGTTGCAGGAGCTGTTGACCATCAAGTCCGACGACACCGTCGGCCGGGTCAAGGTCTACGAGGCGATCGTCAAGGGCGAGAACATTCCCGAGCCCGGCATCCCCGAGTCGTTCAAGGTGCTGCTCAAGGAGCTGCAGTCGCTGTGCCTCAACGTCGAAGTGCTGTCGTCCGACGGCGCGGCGATCGAGTTGCGCGAGGGCGAGGACGAAGACCTCGAGCGCGCCGCGGCCAACCTGGGCATCAACTTGTCGCGCAACGAATCCGCGTCCGTCGAGGACTTGGCTTAA
- a CDS encoding ABC transporter ATP-binding protein — translation MGVAIEVNGLTKSFGSSRIWEDVTLDIPAGEVSVLLGPSGTGKSVFLKSLIGLLRPERGSITIDGTDIMQCSARELYEIRTLFGVMFQDGALFGSMNLFDNAAFPLREHTKKKEGEIRDIVMEKLSLVGLGGDEKKFPGEISGGMRKRASLARALVLDPQIILCDEPDSGLDPVRTAYLSQLILDINAQIDATVLIVTHNINIARTVPDNMGMLFRRKLVMFGPREVLLTSDEPVVRQFLNGRRIGPIGMSEEKDEATMAEEQAALEAGQHAGGVEEIEGVPPQIVASPGMPERKAVARRQARVRDMLHTLPQKAQAAILDDLEGTHKYQSHEFGD, via the coding sequence GCTGGATATCCCGGCCGGGGAGGTCAGCGTCCTGCTCGGGCCGTCGGGTACCGGCAAGTCGGTATTCCTGAAGTCCCTCATCGGGCTGCTGCGCCCGGAGCGCGGCTCGATCACCATCGACGGCACCGACATCATGCAGTGCTCGGCGCGCGAGCTGTACGAGATCCGCACGCTGTTCGGCGTGATGTTCCAGGACGGCGCGCTGTTCGGGTCGATGAACCTGTTCGACAATGCGGCCTTCCCGCTGCGTGAGCACACCAAGAAAAAGGAAGGCGAGATCCGTGACATCGTCATGGAGAAGCTTTCGCTGGTGGGCCTGGGCGGCGACGAGAAGAAGTTCCCCGGCGAGATCTCCGGTGGTATGCGCAAGCGCGCCAGCCTGGCCCGGGCGCTGGTGCTGGACCCGCAGATCATCCTGTGCGACGAGCCGGACTCGGGTCTGGACCCGGTCCGCACCGCGTACCTGAGCCAGCTGATCCTGGACATCAACGCCCAGATCGACGCCACCGTGCTGATCGTGACGCACAACATCAACATCGCGCGCACCGTCCCGGACAACATGGGCATGCTGTTCCGCCGCAAGCTGGTCATGTTCGGGCCCAGGGAAGTCCTGCTGACCAGCGACGAGCCGGTCGTGCGGCAGTTCCTCAACGGCCGTCGCATCGGGCCGATCGGCATGTCCGAGGAGAAGGACGAGGCCACCATGGCCGAGGAGCAGGCCGCGCTCGAGGCCGGCCAGCACGCCGGCGGTGTCGAGGAGATCGAGGGCGTGCCGCCCCAGATCGTGGCGTCCCCGGGCATGCCCGAGCGCAAGGCGGTGGCCCGTCGCCAGGCGCGGGTGCGCGACATGCTGCACACGCTGCCCCAGAAGGCGCAGGCCGCGATCCTCGACGACCTCGAGGGCACCCACAAGTACCAATCCCACGAGTTCGGCGACTGA